In Vicia villosa cultivar HV-30 ecotype Madison, WI unplaced genomic scaffold, Vvil1.0 ctg.002106F_1_1, whole genome shotgun sequence, the following are encoded in one genomic region:
- the LOC131637914 gene encoding trihelix transcription factor ENAP1-like, with amino-acid sequence MAATSSPTDSNPPSAVPLPLSLPAPPPPTTSRRLPPPCWTPEETSALIDAYRDKWYSLGRTNLKAIHWQEVADAVTARCPNASPTNKTAVQCRHKMEKLRKRYRSEIQRIRSLPIPKSRSSSSWAHFKSMDSMEKGPSPPSPPSPLSPPPKLENHNHNYNHLNHRETLVDNDDLDDDDLYEELRSGAGNTRNLDKFYRNGSAGGGFRIRIPTGVSVAQPGSKFYGGHQQKMNMNMNMNINQSESGSRGGYINGGTRLVKEKIGLGKREREREVERERDPIGEMVNAIKFLRDGFVRMEQMKMEMAREIETMRMEMEMKRTEMILESQQRIVEAFAKAVSEKNKKRKLHKGNSNSNNNIASPSES; translated from the coding sequence ATGGCTGCTACTTCTTCACCCACCGATTCAAACCCTCCCTCCGCCGTTCCTCTCCCTCTTTCCCTACCTGCCCCACCACCACCTACCACCTCCCGTCGTCTTCCTCCTCCCTGCTGGACACCGGAGGAAACCTCTGCCCTAATCGACGCTTACCGTGACAAATGGTACTCTCTCGGCCGAACAAATCTCAAAGCCATCCACTGGCAGGAAGTCGCCGACGCTGTCACCGCTCGTTGCCCTAACGCTTCGCCGACGAACAAAACCGCCGTTCAGTGCCGTCACAAAATGGAGAAACTGAGGAAACGTTACCGATCTGAGATTCAACGAATCAGATCTCTCCCGATTCCGAAATCTCGTTCGTCTTCTTCTTGGGCTCATTTCAAATCCATGGATTCCATGGAAAAAGGTCCTTCTCCTCCTTCTCCACCTTCTCCACTTTCTCCACCACCAAAACTAGAAAATCATAACCATAACTATAACCATCTCAACCACCGTGAAACCCTAGTTGATAACGATGATCTCGACGATGACGATCTATACGAGGAACTCAGAAGCGGTGCCGGAAACACCAGAAATCTTGATAAATTCTACCGGAATGGATCTGCCGGCGGTGGATTCCGGATCCGGATCCCAACCGGTGTGAGTGTTGCGCAACCTGGATCTAAATTCTACGGTGGACACCAACAGAAAATGAACATGAACATGAACATGAATATTAaccaatcagaatcaggttcTCGCGGTGGTTATATCAACGGCGGAACAAGGCTTGTTAAGGAGAAGATTGGGTTggggaagagagaaagagagagagaggtggagagagaaagagatcctattggtgaaatggtgaatgctattAAGTTTTTGAGAGATGGGTTTGTGAGGATGGAGCAGATGAAGATGGAGATGGCTAGAGAGATCGAAACGATGCGGATGGAGATGGAGATGAAGCGAACTGAGATGATTCTTGAGTCTCAGCAGAGGATTGTTGAAGCCTTTGCGAAAGCGGTTTCGGAGAAGAACAAGAAGAGGAAACTACATAAGGGTAATagtaacagcaacaacaacatagCTTCGCCTTCGGAATCGTAG
- the LOC131637894 gene encoding uncharacterized protein LOC131637894, producing the protein MKMGRRYNDSDFGKFTLLVFFLIGAISCSTVYVFLTLVFRANTASVVTMQVEKSGFEDLLSEEEGKCCGGVEHLELWGEAVRWGNDFRVNSSEDCCRACKNLCRGDGQRCLCNSWVFCGDRDACGPRFGECWLKQQKDALNPDRVNSAPRDNVMWTSGFVFNKGEGIVGLETDYGILRIQLLPECAPQSVSYILELLALSHCIGCQFYRAESRGRFWDAKGNHIKKATFGPPFALIQGTLESHEFMFKDVPKEHCPAIKRGSVAWVGSGPEFFISLANHKEWRNPYTVFGYVLSEDLQILEKISRLPTKSDVWSDIPVSILENPVSIRFRKITT; encoded by the exons ATGAAAATGGGTCGTCGCTATAACGACTCAGATTTCGGCAAATTCACGCTCCTCGTTTTCTTTCTCATAGGTGCAATTTCATGTTCCACGGTATACGTTTTCCTTACATTGGTCTTTAGGGCGAACACTGCGTCGGTGGTAACAATGCAGGTTGAAAAGAGTGGTTTTGAGGATTTGTTGAGTGAGGAAGAAGGAAAATGTTGTGGAGGGGTTGAGCATTTGGAGCTGTGGGGTGAAGCGGTGAGATGGGGGAATGATTTTAGGGTGAATTCTTCGGAGGATTGTTGTAGGGCTTGTAAGAATCTGTGTCGGGGTGATGGACAACGTTGTTTGTGTAATTCTTGGGTTTTTTGTGGGGATAGAGATGCTTGTGGACCTAGATTTGGTGAG TGTTGGCTAAAACAACAAAAAGACGCTTTAAACCCCGATCGAGTAAATTCGGCCCCAAGAGATAATGTTATGTGGACTTCTGGATTTGTCTTTAATAAGGGAGAG GGCATTGTTGGCTTGGAAACCGACTATGGAATTCTTCGTATACAA CTTTTGCCAGAATGCGCTCCACAATCTGTTTCCTACATTCTTGAACTGTTGGCATTGTCACATTGTATTGGTTGCCAGTTTTATCGTGCCGAAAGCCGGGGACGTTTTTGGGATGCAAAAGGAAACCATATAAAAAAG GCTACATTTGGACCTCCTTTTGCACTAATTCAAGGAACATTAGAATCCCACGAGTTTATGTTCAAGGATGTTCCAAAAGAACACTGTCCTGCCATAAAAAGAGGATCGGTGGCATGGGTCGGTTCTGGTCCAGAGTTCTTCATCAGCCTTGCTAATCACAAAGAATGGAGAAATCCGTATACTGTGTTTGGCTATGTTCTATCTGAAGACTTGCAAATTTTAGAGAAAATTTCTCGACTTCCAACTAAATCAGATGTTTGGAGTGACATTCCTGTCTCTATCTTAGAAAACCCGGTTTCGATACGGTTTCGTAAAATAACAACATGA
- the LOC131637911 gene encoding uncharacterized protein LOC131637911 isoform X1 has translation MPPKVVKRGAAAKKANLSSKTAIQNPKQEPEPEPVKNHEESPVADVVAEENPVETVPNGLAAVETENGEEVKDSIDEYEKDEHLDLEDNYHESDPDEYVGDDYDERENEQDDGQEGVDEVEEELEEIMDEELEEIVDEEDGDTGEEVEYVYEEVEDDDDEDAAAAGNDDDHAGMKNEQEHLADVEKEEQGEVRKERQKPKEFEVFVGGLDKNATEDDLRKIFGKVGEITKARLMKNSQTKRNKGFALLRFKTVEQVKRALAELKNPVINGKQCGITPCQDSHTLYLDNICKTWKKEALKEKLKHYEIESFNDLTLVEDGNDEGTNCGFALLEFSSRSDAKEAYKRLQKKDVVFGVDKPAEVSFADSFDDPEDDIMAQVKTVFIDLLPSSWDEDYVRSLLKKYGEVEKVELAKNRPTARRKNYGFVTFATHATAVECAESITGAGLGEGNKKAKVRARLFRPLPKVRGKHVTRSDFSGRKLGRSARPSLSRPSLRSRLALRSRLGPPIRPTLQSRLGPPSRSARVERRHGNSIPSVRPSSSRNRRPVTAVPVRARPPTPPARSYERRLTAAYPKGSMKRDYARPVDLPPTRSRVSADYGSQVASQRHSSYRDYPARDSGYSDLHRSASRTAPRRSHLDDSFDQRLERPPPLPSHLSYREGRPRDYDTLSGSKRPYATIDDIPPRYADVDARQSRSRLNYDYGGSVSEYRETYGDRLGRSSLGYNSSSRSSTSIQNSHGTYSSRQDMSYGRGSIGGSDGGIYSSSYGGDYISRGSDAGGSSYSSMYSSRGMNGSSSYMGGGGSRSYY, from the exons ATGCCTCCGAAAGTGGTGAAAAGAGGTGCTGCGGCGAAGAAAGCGAATCTTTCTTCAAAAACCGCAATTCAGAATCCGAAGCAAGAGCCTGAACCTGAACCCGTGAAGAATCATGAAGAAAGTCCTGTTGCTGATGTTGTGGCCGAAGAGAATCCCGTTGAGACAGTGCCTAATGGTTTGGCTGCGGTGGAAA caGAGAATGGGGAGGAGGTTAAGGACTCCATAGATGAATATGAAAAAGATGAACACTTAGATTTGGAGGATAATTATCATGAGTCTGATCCTGACGAGTATGTTGGTGATGACTATGATGAGAGGGAAAATGAACAAGACGATGGTCAGGAGGGTGTagatgaagtggaggaagaactTGAAGAGATTATGGATGAAGAACTTGAAGAAATTGTGGATGAAGAAGATGGTGATACTGGCGAAGAAGTTGAGTATGTTTATGAAGaagttgaggatgatgatgatgaggatgctGCTGCTGCTGGCAATGATGATGATCATGCCGGTATGAAGAACGAGCAGGAGCATCTGGCTGATGTGGAGAAAGAGGAGCAAGGTGAAGTTAGAAAGGAAAGACAGAAGCCGAAGGAATTTGAAGTATTTGTTGGGGGCCTAGACAAGAATGCAACGGAGGATGATCTAAGGAAGATTTTCGGTAAAGTTGGGGAGATTACTAAAGCCAGGCTAATGAAGAATTCTCAGACTAAAAGGAACAAGGGGTTTGCATTATTGCGTTTCAAAACTGTTGAACAAGTGAAAAGAGCACTGGCAGAGCTGAAAAATCCAGTG ATTAATGGCAAACAATGCGGTATCACTCCATGTCAGGACAGTCATACTCTCTATTTAGATAACATTTGCAAGACATGGAAAAAGGAAGCT TTAAAGGAGAAATTGAAACATTATGAAATTGAAAGTTTCAATGATTTGACTTTAGTAGAAGATGGTAACGATGAGGGAACAAACTGTGGATTTGCGCTTTTGGAATTTTCATCACGTTCAGATGCTAAGGAAGCCTATAAGCGGTTGCAGAAGAAAGATGTTGTTTTTGGAGTTGATAAGCCTGCTGAGGTTTCCTTTGCAGACTCCTTTGATGACCCGGAGGATGATATTATGGCACAG GTTAAAACTGTATTTATTGATTTACTGCCTTCTTCATGGGATGAAGATTATGTCCGAAGTCTTCTTAAGAAATATGGGGAGGTTGAAAAAGTTGAGCTTGCTAAGAACAGGCCAACTGCTCGCAGGAAGAATTATGGATTTGTTACGTTTGCCACGCATGCTACTGCTGTGGAATGTGCTGAGAGCATTACCGGTGCAGGGTTAGGCGAAGGCAACAAAAAG GCAAAAGTCAGGGCTAGGTTGTTCAGACCTCTTCCGAAAGTACGTGGTAAACATGTTACTCGTAGTGACTTCTCTGGCCGCAAGCTTGGAAGGTCGGCAAGGCCTTCACTGAGTCGACCTTCACTGCGGAGTCGACTTGCACTACGGAGTCGACTTGGACCACCGATTCGACCTACACTACAGAGTCGACTTGGACCACCTAGTCGATCTGCTCGTGTTGAGAGAAGACATGGAAATAGTATTCCATCAGTTAGACCTTCTAGTTCGAGAAATAGACGTCCTGTCACAGCAGTGCCAGTAAGAGCTAGGCCACCCACTCCTCCAGCTAGATCCTATGAGAGGAGATTGACTG CTGCTTATCCAAAAGGTAGCATGAAGAGAGATTATGCTCGACCTGTGGATCTACCACCTACAAGAAGTAGAGTTTCTGCAGATTATGGCTCTCAGGTGGCCTCTCAAAGACATTCATCTTATAGAGATTATCCAGCCCGTGACTCTGGCTACTCTGATCTGCATAGGAGCGCGTCTCGTACTGCACCAAGGAGGAGTCATCTAGATGACAGCTTTGATCAAAGACTTGAAAGGCCTCCTCCTCTTCCTTCCCATCTAAGTTATCGTGAAGGGCGCCCTCGTGATTATGACACACTATCTGGCTCAAAGCGTCCTTATGCTACCATA GATGATATTCCTCCACGGTATGCTGATGTTGATGCTCGCCAATCAAGATCTCGATTAAACTATGATTATGGAGGCAGTGTTTCAGAATATAGAGAGACTTATGGTGATAG GCTTGGAAGATCTAGTTTGGGATATAATAGTAGCAGTAGAAGTTCTACATCTATTCAAAACTCACATGGGACGTATAGCAGTCGACAGGACATGAGTTATGGAAGAG GTTCTATTGGTGGTAGTGATGGGGGTATCTACTCATCAAGTTATGGTGGGGATTACATATCTCGTGGAAGTGAT GCTGGTGGCAGCTCGTATTCGTCCATGTATTCTAGCAGAGGTATGAACGGTAGTAGCAGTTACATGGGTGGTGGCGGATCTAGGTCTTATTATTGA
- the LOC131637911 gene encoding uncharacterized protein LOC131637911 isoform X2, with translation MPPKVVKRGAAAKKANLSSKTAIQNPKQEPEPEPVKNHEESPVADVVAEENPVETVPNGLAAVEKNGEEVKDSIDEYEKDEHLDLEDNYHESDPDEYVGDDYDERENEQDDGQEGVDEVEEELEEIMDEELEEIVDEEDGDTGEEVEYVYEEVEDDDDEDAAAAGNDDDHAGMKNEQEHLADVEKEEQGEVRKERQKPKEFEVFVGGLDKNATEDDLRKIFGKVGEITKARLMKNSQTKRNKGFALLRFKTVEQVKRALAELKNPVINGKQCGITPCQDSHTLYLDNICKTWKKEALKEKLKHYEIESFNDLTLVEDGNDEGTNCGFALLEFSSRSDAKEAYKRLQKKDVVFGVDKPAEVSFADSFDDPEDDIMAQVKTVFIDLLPSSWDEDYVRSLLKKYGEVEKVELAKNRPTARRKNYGFVTFATHATAVECAESITGAGLGEGNKKAKVRARLFRPLPKVRGKHVTRSDFSGRKLGRSARPSLSRPSLRSRLALRSRLGPPIRPTLQSRLGPPSRSARVERRHGNSIPSVRPSSSRNRRPVTAVPVRARPPTPPARSYERRLTAAYPKGSMKRDYARPVDLPPTRSRVSADYGSQVASQRHSSYRDYPARDSGYSDLHRSASRTAPRRSHLDDSFDQRLERPPPLPSHLSYREGRPRDYDTLSGSKRPYATIDDIPPRYADVDARQSRSRLNYDYGGSVSEYRETYGDRLGRSSLGYNSSSRSSTSIQNSHGTYSSRQDMSYGRGSIGGSDGGIYSSSYGGDYISRGSDAGGSSYSSMYSSRGMNGSSSYMGGGGSRSYY, from the exons ATGCCTCCGAAAGTGGTGAAAAGAGGTGCTGCGGCGAAGAAAGCGAATCTTTCTTCAAAAACCGCAATTCAGAATCCGAAGCAAGAGCCTGAACCTGAACCCGTGAAGAATCATGAAGAAAGTCCTGTTGCTGATGTTGTGGCCGAAGAGAATCCCGTTGAGACAGTGCCTAATGGTTTGGCTGCGGTGGAAA AGAATGGGGAGGAGGTTAAGGACTCCATAGATGAATATGAAAAAGATGAACACTTAGATTTGGAGGATAATTATCATGAGTCTGATCCTGACGAGTATGTTGGTGATGACTATGATGAGAGGGAAAATGAACAAGACGATGGTCAGGAGGGTGTagatgaagtggaggaagaactTGAAGAGATTATGGATGAAGAACTTGAAGAAATTGTGGATGAAGAAGATGGTGATACTGGCGAAGAAGTTGAGTATGTTTATGAAGaagttgaggatgatgatgatgaggatgctGCTGCTGCTGGCAATGATGATGATCATGCCGGTATGAAGAACGAGCAGGAGCATCTGGCTGATGTGGAGAAAGAGGAGCAAGGTGAAGTTAGAAAGGAAAGACAGAAGCCGAAGGAATTTGAAGTATTTGTTGGGGGCCTAGACAAGAATGCAACGGAGGATGATCTAAGGAAGATTTTCGGTAAAGTTGGGGAGATTACTAAAGCCAGGCTAATGAAGAATTCTCAGACTAAAAGGAACAAGGGGTTTGCATTATTGCGTTTCAAAACTGTTGAACAAGTGAAAAGAGCACTGGCAGAGCTGAAAAATCCAGTG ATTAATGGCAAACAATGCGGTATCACTCCATGTCAGGACAGTCATACTCTCTATTTAGATAACATTTGCAAGACATGGAAAAAGGAAGCT TTAAAGGAGAAATTGAAACATTATGAAATTGAAAGTTTCAATGATTTGACTTTAGTAGAAGATGGTAACGATGAGGGAACAAACTGTGGATTTGCGCTTTTGGAATTTTCATCACGTTCAGATGCTAAGGAAGCCTATAAGCGGTTGCAGAAGAAAGATGTTGTTTTTGGAGTTGATAAGCCTGCTGAGGTTTCCTTTGCAGACTCCTTTGATGACCCGGAGGATGATATTATGGCACAG GTTAAAACTGTATTTATTGATTTACTGCCTTCTTCATGGGATGAAGATTATGTCCGAAGTCTTCTTAAGAAATATGGGGAGGTTGAAAAAGTTGAGCTTGCTAAGAACAGGCCAACTGCTCGCAGGAAGAATTATGGATTTGTTACGTTTGCCACGCATGCTACTGCTGTGGAATGTGCTGAGAGCATTACCGGTGCAGGGTTAGGCGAAGGCAACAAAAAG GCAAAAGTCAGGGCTAGGTTGTTCAGACCTCTTCCGAAAGTACGTGGTAAACATGTTACTCGTAGTGACTTCTCTGGCCGCAAGCTTGGAAGGTCGGCAAGGCCTTCACTGAGTCGACCTTCACTGCGGAGTCGACTTGCACTACGGAGTCGACTTGGACCACCGATTCGACCTACACTACAGAGTCGACTTGGACCACCTAGTCGATCTGCTCGTGTTGAGAGAAGACATGGAAATAGTATTCCATCAGTTAGACCTTCTAGTTCGAGAAATAGACGTCCTGTCACAGCAGTGCCAGTAAGAGCTAGGCCACCCACTCCTCCAGCTAGATCCTATGAGAGGAGATTGACTG CTGCTTATCCAAAAGGTAGCATGAAGAGAGATTATGCTCGACCTGTGGATCTACCACCTACAAGAAGTAGAGTTTCTGCAGATTATGGCTCTCAGGTGGCCTCTCAAAGACATTCATCTTATAGAGATTATCCAGCCCGTGACTCTGGCTACTCTGATCTGCATAGGAGCGCGTCTCGTACTGCACCAAGGAGGAGTCATCTAGATGACAGCTTTGATCAAAGACTTGAAAGGCCTCCTCCTCTTCCTTCCCATCTAAGTTATCGTGAAGGGCGCCCTCGTGATTATGACACACTATCTGGCTCAAAGCGTCCTTATGCTACCATA GATGATATTCCTCCACGGTATGCTGATGTTGATGCTCGCCAATCAAGATCTCGATTAAACTATGATTATGGAGGCAGTGTTTCAGAATATAGAGAGACTTATGGTGATAG GCTTGGAAGATCTAGTTTGGGATATAATAGTAGCAGTAGAAGTTCTACATCTATTCAAAACTCACATGGGACGTATAGCAGTCGACAGGACATGAGTTATGGAAGAG GTTCTATTGGTGGTAGTGATGGGGGTATCTACTCATCAAGTTATGGTGGGGATTACATATCTCGTGGAAGTGAT GCTGGTGGCAGCTCGTATTCGTCCATGTATTCTAGCAGAGGTATGAACGGTAGTAGCAGTTACATGGGTGGTGGCGGATCTAGGTCTTATTATTGA